A region of Ictalurus furcatus strain D&B chromosome 1, Billie_1.0, whole genome shotgun sequence DNA encodes the following proteins:
- the gpn2 gene encoding GPN-loop GTPase 2: MSTSTGAQQSSLRFGQVVIGPPGSGKTTYCRGMYDFLSQVGRKVVVINLDPANEGLPYQCAVDISELVTLEDVMEGLKLGPNGGLIYCMEYLEANLDWLQAKLKQHHDCYVLFDCPGQVELYTHHTAVRNIFAQLSKWNFRLTAVHLVDSHYCADPAKFISVLCTSLSTMLQVELPHVNVLSKMDLIEQYGKLAFNLDYYTEVMDLSYLVEHLATDPFFKKFHHLNEKLAEVIQDYGLVSFVPLNVQDKQSMMQVLRTVDKANGYCFGDLEERNLQAMMSAAVGADFQFNLALGVQERYVETNKKTLEEEVMDL, translated from the exons ATGAGCACGTCCACTGGAGCTCAGCAGTCTTCTTTGCGCTTTGGTCAGGTCGTTATTGGGCCACCTGGCTCAGGGAAAACGACCTACTGCCGAGGCATGTATGACTTCCTGAGTCAAGTCGGGCGCAAAGTCGTGGTAATAAACCTGGATCCTGCCAACGAGGGACTTCCGTATCAGTGTGCAGTGGACATTTCAGAACTAGTCACACTTGAAGATGTGATGGAGGGGCTGAAACTTGGCCCTAACGGAGGCCTCATCTATTGCATGGAATATTTAGAGGCCAATTTGGACTGGTTACAAGCTAAACTGAAGCAGCACCATGACTGTTATGTCCTTTTTGACTGCCCTGGCCAGGTGGAGCTTTACACTCATCATACTGCAGTCCGAAATATATTTGCCCAGCTATCCAAGTGGAATTTCAGG TTGACTGCAGTCCATCTGGTGGACTCTCATTACTGCGCTGATCCAGCCAAGTTCATTTCTGTCCTCTGCACCTCGCTGTCCACCATGCTTCAAGTGGAACTGCCTCATGTCAATGTTCTCTCCAAGATGGACCTTATTGAACAGTATGGCAAGCTGG CCTTCAATCTTGATTACTACACGGAGGTTATGGACCTATCATACCTGGTGGAACATTTAGCCACTGACCCATTCTTTAAGAAGTTCCATCATCTGAATGAGAAGTTGGCTGAGGTGATCCAGGACTACGGTCTTGTCTCCTTCGTCCCTCTGAATGTGCAg GACAAGCAGAGCATGATGCAGGTCCTTCGCACAGTGGACAAGGCCAATGGCTACTGCTTTGGGGACTTGGAGGAAAGAAATCTGCAGGCTATGATGTCTGCTGCTGTTGGAGCAGATTTTCAGTTTAACTT agCTCTTGGAGTACAAGAGAGATATGTGGAAACCAATAAAAAGACTTTGGAAGAAGAGGTCATGGActtgtaa